TGCACCCGCTGTCTCGAAGGGAGTTGCAGGTACGCAGGATGGTGCAGTGAAGTAGAACCTCATGGGTGCTTCTGATGAATCAGATATCATGAAGTCGATCCCGGAAACACCCATAACATTTGCTATCTCATGGGGGTCTGAGACAGCCGCCACCGTCCCGTGGGGTACCGCTGCGGATGCGAAGGATGATGGTGTGAGCATTGAACTCTCAATATGGACATGGGCATCTATGAATCCGGGTAGAATGATGTGGTCGTACTCCCCCCTTATCCTCCTGACGGCCCTTATTATTCCATCTTCTATTTCGATCTCAGCGGGGTAGATGTCACCTGTGAAGACATTGAGGATGTTGCCCCTTATCAATTCAATCCCCATCATTGTTCATCTTCTTGAGTTCATGGAGGAGGATGGGCAGGAACGCGCCCACATCGGTCACCACACTCACGGCCTGTGAGCTCCCCCTGTCAGATAGCTTGGTGACGGTTGCAGGGTTTATATCAACACATATCGTCTTCACCCTTGATGGGAGTATGTTGCCCGTTGCGATGGAGTGGAGCATGGTGGCTATCATTATGATCATGTCAAGGTCCTGGACGTATTTCCTCATCTCCTCCTGGGCCTCTATAACGTCTGTTATAACATCAGGGAGTGGTCCGTCATCCCTTATTGAACCTGCAAGGACGAAGGGGACGTTATTCTTAACACACTCATACATTATCCCTGACCTTAGAACACCCTTCTCCACGGCATCGCCTATTGAACCTGCACGGTTTATCTCATTTATTGCGTTTATATGATGTCTGTGTCCTCTGCTCACTGATTCACCGCTTTCTATGTCCACGCCCAGGGATGTGCCGTAGAGTGCATTTTCTATGTCATGGGTGGCCAGGGCGTTGCCTGCGAATAAAACATCTATGAAGCCCTCCCTTATCATTTCGGCGATGACGGGGGCTGAGCCCGTGTGTACAATTGCAGGTCCTCCAACGAGGCCTATCTTACCCCCGCGCCTCTTTATCTCAGTTATCTCGGAGGCTATCTTTTTTATGGTGGTTACCAGGGGCTTTTCACTTGAAACATCGCTGCCCATGAATTCAAAGACGCCCTGCTTCCCCCTGGGCCTTTCGGGTGGAACAACCTTTATACCCTCCCTGCCAACAACGACAAGGTCGCCTTTTTTTATCCTGCCTATGGGTTTGCATCTGGCCCTTCGGGTTTTGGGGTCAACCACTATCATGCAGTCCATTTCAATTCCCTCAACCTCCACCCATTCACCACCATAATATATGAAGGTCTGGTGGTTTGTTGTTGAGTAGAAGTCCTCAGGGAGCACCCTGTCCATTTCAGCCTCTCTGAGCTGGACCTCCTTTATCTCAGCAATGGAGGCCCCTATTTCACTCAGTTCATCAAGTATCTTGTTTAAAAGTGTGGGTGTCTCTGCCTCCACCAGTATCCTTGCATGGCTTGGATCCGATTTCCTTTTACCTATCTCGATCTCAAGTATCTGGAAATCTCCACCCATATCCATTATTATATCAAGGGCCCTGGGGAGTATGAGACTGTCGATTATGTGACCCCTTAGTTCCACCTCTCGAGAATTCATAGCAAACACCATTTTAGCTTGATAGGTTAGAATTGGACTGGGGAATATAAAAATCTGCTGGCAGCTTCACCGGTTTTCAGGTGATGGTGAGGATGTCGTAGATTATCTTGGCAGCGTTTATGGATGTCTGATCACCCCTAGTCCCTGAGGCCACCTCCACAACATCAAATCCAAGGAGCTCCTTTTCCGCTGCCGCGGCAGTGAGCTCCTCCATGATGAAGGGTGTGAGTCCGCAGGGTGTGGGGTTCCCAACAGATGGTGCGTATGCCGGGTCAAGGACGTCAATGTCCACGGAAAGGTACACGGGTCCCCTGATCCTCCTGATGGCGCGGAGGGCGCCCTCTGGATTGTCCATTATCTCATGGGCTGTGTGGTATTCTATCCCGTTCTCCCTGACGAATTCCACCTCCTCCTCTGATGCCGACCGGACCCCCAGCTGCAGTATGCCCGATGGCTGGAGTTCATGAACCCGCCTCATGACGGTGGCATGGGAGTACCTCTCACCGGTATAGGTGTCGGCCATGTCCATGTGGGCGTCGATGTGGATCACCGTAAGGTCATGGATGAGCCCCCCTTCACTGAACTCTTCAAGCATCGGGAGGGTTACCGTGTGTTCACCGCCAAGTATGATGGGTTTGAGTCCCATTTCAAGGATCTCAGAAACAGAGCTCCTGATAAACTTTGAGGTTGACCTGAAGTTAC
The sequence above is drawn from the Methanothermobacter wolfeii genome and encodes:
- a CDS encoding ornithine cyclodeaminase, nickel-pincer nucleotide-dependent, producing the protein MNSREVELRGHIIDSLILPRALDIIMDMGGDFQILEIEIGKRKSDPSHARILVEAETPTLLNKILDELSEIGASIAEIKEVQLREAEMDRVLPEDFYSTTNHQTFIYYGGEWVEVEGIEMDCMIVVDPKTRRARCKPIGRIKKGDLVVVGREGIKVVPPERPRGKQGVFEFMGSDVSSEKPLVTTIKKIASEITEIKRRGGKIGLVGGPAIVHTGSAPVIAEMIREGFIDVLFAGNALATHDIENALYGTSLGVDIESGESVSRGHRHHINAINEINRAGSIGDAVEKGVLRSGIMYECVKNNVPFVLAGSIRDDGPLPDVITDVIEAQEEMRKYVQDLDMIIMIATMLHSIATGNILPSRVKTICVDINPATVTKLSDRGSSQAVSVVTDVGAFLPILLHELKKMNNDGD
- the speB gene encoding agmatinase, with the translated sequence MLLHTQNPLKFAFSTEDPDNIPELSFGIIGVPFDSTATYLPGTRFGPQAIREASYSFESYNLRFSGNVKLNSFDFGDVNVSHGNFRSTSKFIRSSVSEILEMGLKPIILGGEHTVTLPMLEEFSEGGLIHDLTVIHIDAHMDMADTYTGERYSHATVMRRVHELQPSGILQLGVRSASEEEVEFVRENGIEYHTAHEIMDNPEGALRAIRRIRGPVYLSVDIDVLDPAYAPSVGNPTPCGLTPFIMEELTAAAAEKELLGFDVVEVASGTRGDQTSINAAKIIYDILTIT